The following are from one region of the Candidatus Binatia bacterium genome:
- the glmS gene encoding glutamine--fructose-6-phosphate transaminase (isomerizing): protein MCGIVGYIGTRDSVPIILDALRRLEYRGYDSAGIAVIDAQGALAGSKAEGKLSRLAERLSNGEALSGVVGVGHTRWATHGAPSDANAHPHLDCRGRIAVVHNGIIENYAALRARLIERGHVFRSETDTEVLAHLIELHYDGNLEEAVRRTLHEVRGAYALGVISSDDPDHLVFARNGASPLVLGIGEGEMYVASDTPAILPYTRREIILQEGEIAVVARDGIRLTDYEGARIEREPIAITWDPGAAEKTGYKHFMLKEIFEQPQVIKETLSGRVDEAGGVHLGGELGAITDERLLGLSKIAITGCGTAYHAGLVGMYLLRSLVRLPVEMELASEFRYGDPVIDPTTLVIAISQSGETADTIEAVRIAKASNSGILGICNVLGSHLTRLADGMLYTRGGPEIGVAATKTYVSQVAAMTLFALYLARLRGTADERRLREVADGTKLLPAAVDVVLDTSDEIRRVARELRKAQSVLFIGRYVNFPTALEGALKLKEISYIHAEGYPAGEMKHGPIALLDSSVPVVGIATEDRVREKMLSNLMESKAREAPVIVVANRGDDEVAAAADHVFWVPKVDELLSPIVNVIPLQLLAYHIADIEGKDVDQPRNLAKTVTVE from the coding sequence ATGTGCGGGATCGTCGGGTACATCGGCACCCGCGATAGCGTTCCGATCATCCTCGACGCGCTGCGCCGCCTGGAGTACCGCGGGTACGACAGCGCGGGCATCGCCGTCATCGACGCGCAGGGAGCGCTCGCGGGCTCCAAGGCCGAGGGAAAGCTCTCGCGTCTCGCCGAGCGGTTGAGCAATGGCGAGGCCCTCTCCGGCGTCGTCGGCGTCGGGCACACTCGCTGGGCGACGCACGGTGCGCCCTCGGACGCCAACGCGCACCCGCACCTCGACTGCCGCGGGCGCATCGCGGTGGTCCACAACGGCATCATCGAGAATTACGCGGCGCTGCGCGCTCGCCTGATCGAGCGCGGCCACGTCTTCAGGAGCGAGACCGACACCGAAGTGCTCGCCCATCTGATCGAACTTCATTACGACGGAAACCTCGAAGAGGCGGTCCGCCGAACGCTGCACGAGGTGCGCGGCGCCTACGCGCTCGGAGTAATTTCCAGCGACGACCCCGATCATCTCGTCTTCGCGCGCAACGGCGCGAGCCCGCTCGTGCTCGGCATCGGCGAGGGCGAGATGTACGTCGCCTCGGACACGCCGGCGATTCTGCCGTACACCCGCCGCGAAATCATCCTGCAAGAGGGCGAGATCGCCGTCGTCGCCCGCGACGGCATCCGGCTGACCGATTACGAGGGCGCGCGCATCGAGCGCGAGCCGATCGCGATCACGTGGGATCCGGGTGCGGCAGAGAAGACCGGCTACAAGCACTTCATGCTCAAGGAGATTTTCGAGCAGCCCCAGGTGATCAAGGAGACCCTCAGCGGCCGCGTCGACGAGGCCGGCGGGGTCCACCTCGGCGGCGAGCTCGGCGCCATCACCGACGAGCGGCTCTTGGGTCTGAGCAAGATCGCGATCACCGGCTGCGGCACCGCATATCACGCCGGCCTCGTCGGCATGTACCTGCTTCGTTCGCTCGTGCGGCTTCCGGTCGAGATGGAGCTCGCGAGCGAGTTCCGCTACGGCGATCCGGTCATCGATCCCACGACGCTCGTCATCGCGATCTCGCAATCGGGCGAGACCGCCGACACGATCGAGGCCGTGCGGATCGCGAAGGCGTCGAACTCCGGCATCCTCGGCATCTGCAACGTGCTCGGCTCGCACCTGACGCGCCTCGCCGACGGGATGCTCTACACGCGCGGAGGTCCCGAGATCGGCGTCGCCGCCACGAAAACGTACGTCTCGCAGGTCGCCGCGATGACGCTCTTCGCGCTCTACTTGGCGCGGCTACGCGGCACGGCCGACGAACGCCGCCTCAGAGAAGTCGCAGACGGGACGAAACTGCTGCCGGCAGCGGTGGACGTCGTGCTCGACACGTCGGACGAGATCCGCAGGGTCGCGCGCGAACTTCGCAAAGCGCAGAGCGTTCTCTTCATCGGCCGCTACGTCAACTTCCCGACCGCGCTCGAAGGCGCGCTGAAGTTGAAGGAGATCTCGTACATTCACGCCGAGGGGTACCCGGCCGGCGAGATGAAGCACGGGCCGATCGCGCTGCTCGACTCGTCGGTGCCCGTCGTCGGCATCGCGACCGAGGACCGCGTAAGGGAGAAGATGCTTTCGAATCTCATGGAGTCGAAGGCGCGCGAAGCGCCGGTCATCGTCGTCGCGAATCGCGGCGACGACGAAGTTGCCGCGGCAGCCGACCACGTCTTCTGGGTTCCAAAGGTCGACGAGCTGCTCTCGCCGATCGTCAACGTCATCCCGCTGCAGCTGCTCGCCTATCACATCGCCGACATCGAAGGGAAGGACGTCGACCAGCCCCGCAACCTTGCCAAGACCGTCACGGTGGAGTAG
- the rpoZ gene encoding DNA-directed RNA polymerase subunit omega: MSKSVFGDLDALLEHADSKFSLVNIVTKRARQLNNWIRVQQLPPTDRREYFASEPLVDPETINPNKPVSIALDEIADGKIVYRRTREGIK; the protein is encoded by the coding sequence ATGAGCAAATCCGTCTTCGGCGATCTGGACGCGCTCCTCGAGCATGCAGATTCCAAGTTCAGCCTCGTCAACATCGTCACGAAGCGCGCGCGCCAGTTGAACAACTGGATCCGCGTGCAGCAGCTTCCGCCGACCGACCGCCGCGAGTACTTCGCGAGCGAGCCGCTCGTCGATCCCGAGACGATCAATCCGAACAAGCCGGTCTCGATCGCGCTCGACGAGATCGCCGACGGGAAGATCGTCTACCGCCGGACTCGCGAAGGAATCAAGTAG
- the gmk gene encoding guanylate kinase, whose amino-acid sequence MTGPGLLFVVSGPSGAGKDTLVEALRERRPTLRYSISATTRDPRPDERDEEHYFFVSPAEFEGMLAKGALLEWREYGGNRYGTPRDYVERSLHEGYDVIMKPEVNGALAVKAAYPDAVLIFLVPDRFSNLRERLLARRTETNEEIARRLEIAQQEMKFIRRFDYIVVNAQDRPQEAVRDLEAILQAERFRIHRYPDDTIRAVESS is encoded by the coding sequence ATGACGGGGCCGGGTCTGTTATTCGTCGTATCCGGGCCGTCGGGAGCCGGCAAGGATACCCTCGTCGAGGCGCTGCGGGAGCGGCGTCCGACCCTGCGATACTCGATCTCGGCCACCACGCGAGACCCGCGGCCGGACGAGCGCGACGAGGAGCATTACTTCTTCGTATCGCCGGCCGAGTTCGAAGGGATGCTCGCCAAGGGCGCGCTTCTGGAGTGGCGCGAGTACGGCGGCAACCGTTACGGCACGCCGCGCGATTATGTCGAACGGAGCCTGCACGAGGGCTACGACGTGATCATGAAGCCCGAGGTCAACGGTGCGCTCGCCGTCAAGGCGGCGTATCCGGACGCGGTGCTGATCTTCCTCGTGCCGGACCGCTTCTCGAATCTCCGCGAGCGGCTGCTCGCTCGTCGAACGGAGACGAACGAAGAGATCGCGAGGCGGCTCGAGATCGCGCAACAGGAGATGAAGTTCATCCGGCGGTTCGACTACATCGTCGTCAACGCCCAAGACCGTCCGCAGGAGGCGGTTAGGGATTTGGAGGCAATCCTGCAAGCGGAGCGCTTTCGCATACATCGATACCCGGACGACACGATCCGAGCGGTCGAGTCGTCATAA
- a CDS encoding NFACT RNA binding domain-containing protein, whose protein sequence is MLTDWLLIRRLAQEIEERLRGARVEDAGLTADGRVGLVLRRRGERVLLALDVFASPPLVTIEDEELGIAAEPGFVRALERSLRGMILTRASVRRNDRLIRLTFGSRSSFGVGDELELYLELVPRYGNLVLVKGGTVIAARKEFAPSENARRAVTAGGGYELPPLPARTVAIAAQTPPDEAAELDEPLYVYRRGGQLLQAYVAPLEGFDDVEPSRENSLLALLAELRTQLTARAGGERVAARRSAIAKRLDARERKLGAELAQIAAKQERADRREALRAEGEQIFSTLHELGDDEREAAKERAAALFAEYKRLGKSLPHLATRERAVRQSLEAVETLRWESERTAGEDLGAVEAAVAELGPRRGAPAVARVAKRKRPPLELRTPGGSRIVVGRSPAENAELTFRLARPNDVWFHAKGIPGAHVILARDDRAEVPEEDLAAAASLAAYYSRAKASSSVPVDYTLRKHVRKQRAAPPGLVWYTHAKTIVAEPKSLDWQGVAPRKDPV, encoded by the coding sequence ATGCTCACCGATTGGCTCCTCATCCGGCGGCTCGCTCAGGAGATCGAGGAGCGCCTGCGCGGCGCTCGGGTCGAGGATGCCGGCCTGACGGCAGACGGGCGCGTCGGCCTCGTCCTCCGCCGCCGCGGCGAGCGAGTGCTGCTCGCGCTCGACGTCTTCGCGTCGCCGCCGCTCGTGACGATTGAGGACGAGGAGCTCGGGATCGCCGCCGAGCCGGGCTTTGTGCGCGCGCTCGAGCGCTCTCTGCGAGGCATGATCCTGACGCGCGCGTCGGTACGGCGCAACGACCGGCTGATTCGCCTGACCTTCGGATCGCGCTCCTCGTTCGGCGTCGGCGACGAGTTGGAGCTCTATCTCGAACTCGTTCCGCGGTACGGCAATCTCGTGCTCGTGAAGGGCGGGACGGTGATCGCGGCGCGCAAGGAGTTCGCGCCCTCGGAGAACGCACGCCGCGCGGTTACGGCAGGCGGCGGGTACGAACTCCCTCCGCTGCCGGCTCGAACGGTCGCGATCGCGGCGCAAACGCCGCCCGACGAAGCGGCGGAGCTCGACGAGCCGCTCTATGTCTATCGTCGCGGCGGGCAGCTGCTGCAGGCGTACGTCGCGCCGCTCGAAGGCTTCGACGACGTCGAACCGTCGCGCGAGAACTCGTTGCTCGCGCTTCTCGCCGAATTGCGGACGCAACTGACCGCTCGTGCGGGAGGCGAGCGCGTCGCAGCGCGACGGAGCGCGATCGCGAAGAGGCTCGATGCGCGCGAGCGCAAGCTCGGCGCAGAGCTCGCGCAGATCGCGGCGAAGCAAGAACGCGCGGATCGCCGCGAGGCGTTGCGCGCCGAAGGCGAGCAAATATTCTCGACGCTGCACGAGTTGGGCGACGACGAACGCGAGGCGGCGAAGGAGCGAGCGGCCGCGCTTTTCGCCGAGTACAAGCGCTTGGGCAAGAGCCTGCCGCATCTCGCGACGCGCGAGCGGGCGGTGCGGCAATCGCTCGAAGCCGTGGAGACGCTGCGCTGGGAGAGCGAGCGTACCGCCGGGGAGGATCTCGGTGCGGTCGAGGCGGCGGTCGCGGAACTCGGACCGCGTCGCGGCGCGCCGGCCGTCGCGCGCGTCGCGAAGCGCAAGCGTCCGCCGCTCGAACTGCGGACCCCGGGCGGATCGCGCATCGTCGTCGGACGGTCGCCGGCGGAGAACGCCGAGCTCACCTTTCGATTGGCTCGGCCCAACGACGTCTGGTTCCACGCGAAAGGGATTCCCGGCGCGCACGTGATTCTCGCGCGCGACGATCGAGCGGAAGTTCCGGAGGAAGATCTCGCCGCCGCGGCGTCGCTCGCCGCGTACTACTCTCGGGCGAAGGCGTCGTCGTCGGTGCCGGTCGACTATACGCTGCGTAAGCACGTCCGCAAGCAGCGCGCGGCGCCGCCGGGCCTCGTCTGGTACACGCACGCGAAGACGATCGTTGCCGAACCGAAATCGCTCGACTGGCAGGGCGTAGCGCCGCGGAAGGACCCGGTGTAG
- a CDS encoding urate hydroxylase PuuD: MWEVWQDPIFRWFHVLAGIMWIGLLYYFNFINVAAVKEATAAGEAGPISKYVLPRALLFFRWGAVVTWIFGAALLGTFHGPNGLNGFVAAFGLQGAMAPIGFGAWLGTIMLLNVWGVIWRNQKRVLGIVPATDEEKARARRIAFLASRVNTMLSIPMLFFMVTGPTTLGQAIYH, translated from the coding sequence ATGTGGGAGGTGTGGCAAGACCCGATATTCCGGTGGTTCCACGTCCTGGCCGGCATCATGTGGATCGGCCTGCTTTACTACTTCAACTTCATCAACGTAGCGGCGGTAAAAGAAGCGACGGCGGCCGGCGAAGCCGGGCCGATTTCGAAGTACGTGCTGCCGCGCGCGTTGCTCTTCTTCCGCTGGGGAGCGGTCGTCACGTGGATCTTCGGTGCCGCCTTGCTCGGCACGTTTCACGGGCCGAACGGCTTGAACGGATTCGTCGCCGCGTTCGGCTTACAGGGCGCGATGGCGCCGATCGGCTTCGGCGCGTGGCTCGGGACGATCATGCTGCTCAACGTTTGGGGCGTGATCTGGCGGAATCAGAAGCGCGTGCTCGGGATCGTTCCCGCGACCGACGAAGAGAAGGCGAGGGCGCGACGCATCGCGTTCCTCGCTTCGCGCGTCAACACGATGCTCTCGATTCCGATGCTCTTCTTCATGGTGACCGGCCCGACGACGCTCGGCCAAGCTATCTACCACTAG
- a CDS encoding NAD(P)H-quinone oxidoreductase produces the protein MRYIAVDAPGGPERLRVAQGPDPVPGAHDVVIAVEAAGLSRADVMQRRGEYPPPPGVSEVLGLEVAGTISAAGEGVAHLRTGDRVCALTNGGGYAEYVAVPEGQVLPIPQGWSAIEAATLPENAFTVYDNVVTRARLRAGETILVHGGASGIGTTAIMFARALGARAIATAGSREKCEAVVAIGAVRAIDYKNEDFVAAVRAFTGGRGVDVVLDIVGGEYIARDLECLALDGRIACIAMQGGRLVELDLRKLFGVRGTISASTLRPRTPAEKAAIARELERHIWPLLPARDPIAPIVDSVYPFERAADAHARLESSAHVGKIVLVP, from the coding sequence ATGCGCTACATCGCGGTTGACGCGCCCGGCGGGCCGGAGCGTCTGCGCGTCGCGCAGGGGCCCGATCCCGTCCCCGGCGCCCACGACGTCGTCATTGCCGTCGAGGCGGCGGGGCTATCGCGCGCCGACGTCATGCAACGGCGCGGCGAGTATCCGCCGCCGCCCGGCGTGTCGGAAGTTCTCGGGCTCGAGGTCGCCGGCACGATCTCGGCGGCCGGCGAAGGCGTCGCGCATCTGCGCACCGGCGATCGCGTCTGCGCGCTAACGAACGGCGGCGGATACGCTGAATACGTAGCCGTCCCCGAGGGTCAGGTGCTGCCGATTCCGCAGGGCTGGAGCGCGATCGAAGCGGCGACGCTCCCCGAAAACGCGTTCACCGTCTACGACAACGTCGTCACGCGGGCTCGCCTGCGCGCCGGCGAGACGATTCTCGTCCACGGCGGAGCGAGCGGCATCGGAACAACCGCAATCATGTTCGCGAGGGCGCTGGGCGCGCGCGCGATCGCCACCGCCGGCAGCAGAGAGAAGTGCGAAGCCGTCGTCGCGATCGGAGCCGTGCGCGCGATCGATTATAAGAACGAGGATTTCGTCGCTGCGGTCCGCGCCTTTACCGGCGGGCGCGGCGTGGACGTCGTGCTCGATATCGTCGGGGGCGAATACATCGCGCGCGATCTCGAGTGCCTCGCACTCGACGGACGGATCGCCTGCATCGCCATGCAGGGCGGTCGCCTCGTCGAGCTCGACCTGCGTAAGCTCTTTGGGGTGCGGGGGACGATATCGGCCTCGACCCTGCGTCCGCGCACCCCCGCCGAGAAAGCCGCGATCGCGCGCGAACTCGAGCGGCATATCTGGCCGCTGCTGCCGGCGCGCGACCCAATCGCGCCGATCGTAGACTCGGTCTATCCCTTCGAACGCGCCGCCGACGCGCACGCTCGACTCGAATCGAGCGCGCACGTCGGCAAGATCGTGCTGGTGCCTTAG
- the queA gene encoding tRNA preQ1(34) S-adenosylmethionine ribosyltransferase-isomerase QueA, producing the protein MRSTFRERSPNIFSSEALSPAAFDYELPQELIAQSPASRRDESRLMVLDGDATAHLHFRDLPAMLRAGDVLALNETRVIAARLHGRRLRDAGEGGAAELLLLHPAGSIRYDPRALDWIALARPAKRLRRGDRIGFGALGEATVLRELEEGVREVSFSLSLPFEEFLERAGTAPLPPYIHNDSAEARARYQTVFARVPGSVAAPTASLHFTDALLAEIESRGVEIVRLSLAIGLGTFRPVTADSIADHVMHEEPYAIPAAAAQAIECARSQGRRIVAAGTTVVRALEGSARARGRVEAGEDATDLFITPGFRFAVVGAMITNFHLPRSTLLMLVSAFAGRERVLRAYAEAISLRYRFYSFGDAMFVAPSDALHRG; encoded by the coding sequence TTGCGTTCTACTTTCCGGGAACGGTCGCCCAACATCTTCAGTTCTGAAGCGCTTTCGCCGGCTGCGTTCGATTACGAGCTGCCGCAGGAGCTGATCGCACAATCGCCGGCATCGCGGCGCGACGAAAGCCGTTTGATGGTGCTCGACGGCGACGCTACCGCTCATCTGCACTTTCGGGATCTGCCGGCGATGCTGCGCGCGGGCGACGTGCTCGCGCTCAACGAGACCCGCGTCATCGCCGCGCGCCTGCACGGACGCCGTCTACGAGATGCGGGAGAGGGCGGAGCCGCGGAGCTCCTCTTGCTCCATCCGGCCGGCTCGATCCGTTACGATCCGCGCGCGCTCGACTGGATCGCGCTCGCCCGCCCCGCCAAGCGGCTGCGCCGCGGCGATCGAATCGGCTTCGGCGCGCTCGGCGAAGCGACGGTCCTGCGCGAGCTCGAGGAAGGAGTGCGCGAGGTCTCGTTCTCGCTGAGCCTCCCGTTCGAGGAGTTTCTCGAGCGTGCCGGGACCGCGCCGCTCCCGCCGTACATCCACAATGACTCGGCCGAAGCGCGAGCGCGTTATCAAACCGTTTTTGCGCGCGTTCCCGGGAGCGTCGCCGCACCGACCGCCTCGCTGCATTTTACCGATGCGCTGCTCGCCGAAATCGAATCCCGCGGCGTCGAGATCGTCCGCCTCTCATTGGCGATCGGGCTCGGAACCTTTCGTCCGGTCACGGCCGATTCGATCGCCGATCACGTCATGCACGAGGAGCCATACGCGATCCCGGCCGCCGCCGCGCAGGCGATCGAGTGCGCCCGCTCGCAGGGGCGCCGCATCGTCGCGGCCGGCACGACCGTCGTCCGCGCCCTCGAGGGAAGCGCTCGAGCTCGCGGACGCGTCGAGGCCGGCGAAGACGCGACCGATCTCTTCATCACGCCCGGCTTTCGCTTCGCCGTCGTCGGCGCGATGATCACGAACTTCCACCTGCCCCGCTCGACCTTGCTCATGCTCGTCTCCGCCTTCGCGGGACGCGAGCGCGTCCTTCGCGCCTACGCGGAGGCGATCTCGCTGCGCTACCGGTTCTACTCATTCGGCGACGCGATGTTCGTCGCGCCTTCCGATGCGCTACATCGCGGTTGA
- a CDS encoding SpoIID/LytB domain-containing protein: protein MRRAIFLISGGAALFAARAARAQNDVDPASSSQSPALRVLLGRGDAVATSAQSFTFRGQAYRGTFLRLDDGSIVNVVDLEAYLGSVVSREMPTSWPEAALQAQAICARTYVLQRSDPRRAYDLVPSELDQVYLGISGESAAGVAAVDATRGSTLAFRGRYAAVAYSSCCGGHTESSADAWGGVPLPYLDGVVCTSCTDSPHYRWDATLSLDAIATPLAPSLPPGGRLSDVQIGGRDGSGRARAFTLVTDRGSATISGSAFRRAAGTRVLPSLLIASLRREGGTLALQGGGLGHGVGLCQWGARGMALAGRSCADILAFYFPGTVAQHLQF, encoded by the coding sequence GTGCGCCGCGCGATTTTCCTGATCTCCGGCGGTGCGGCGCTCTTCGCGGCGCGCGCCGCGCGCGCGCAGAACGACGTCGATCCGGCGAGTTCGTCGCAGAGCCCCGCGCTGCGCGTCTTGCTCGGCCGCGGCGACGCCGTCGCGACGTCGGCGCAGAGCTTTACCTTTCGAGGACAGGCGTATCGCGGGACCTTCCTGCGCCTCGACGACGGATCGATCGTCAACGTCGTCGATCTCGAAGCCTATCTCGGCAGCGTCGTCTCGCGAGAGATGCCGACGAGCTGGCCGGAGGCGGCCCTGCAGGCACAGGCGATCTGCGCGCGCACCTACGTGCTCCAACGCAGCGATCCCCGGCGCGCCTACGACCTCGTTCCATCCGAACTCGATCAGGTCTACCTCGGAATCTCAGGCGAGTCGGCGGCGGGCGTCGCGGCCGTCGATGCGACGCGCGGCTCGACGCTCGCGTTTCGCGGGCGTTACGCGGCGGTGGCGTACTCTTCGTGCTGCGGCGGACACACCGAATCGTCGGCGGACGCCTGGGGCGGCGTGCCGTTGCCGTATCTCGACGGCGTCGTCTGCACCTCGTGCACCGATTCGCCGCACTATCGTTGGGACGCAACGCTCTCGCTCGACGCGATCGCGACGCCGCTCGCTCCGTCGCTTCCGCCCGGCGGCCGGCTCAGCGACGTGCAGATCGGGGGCCGCGACGGCAGCGGCAGAGCGCGAGCGTTTACGCTCGTCACCGACCGCGGGAGCGCAACGATATCCGGTAGCGCGTTTCGGCGCGCGGCCGGCACGCGCGTTTTGCCGAGCCTCTTGATTGCGAGCCTGCGGCGCGAGGGCGGTACGCTTGCGTTGCAAGGCGGCGGGCTGGGCCACGGCGTCGGTCTCTGTCAGTGGGGCGCGCGGGGCATGGCATTGGCGGGACGGTCCTGCGCGGACATCCTTGCGTTCTACTTTCCGGGAACGGTCGCCCAACATCTTCAGTTCTGA
- the ruvB gene encoding Holliday junction branch migration DNA helicase RuvB, translating into MSEQSARKRLLGPADASLEPAEAPRDRIVDPQDTLEDELYGASLRPRSFEEYVGQERVVENLRISIDAAKRRGEPLEHVLFYGPPGLGKTTLAGLIARELGANFRPTSGPTLEKPKDLVGILTSLEEGDVFFVDEIHRLSRIVEEFLYPAMEDFQIDFVVDRGAYAKTLKLPLKRFTLVGATTRAGMLTAPLRERFGIVHHLDYYAAPELEQIVRRSANVLGVPIDARAARIIAARSRGTPRVANRLLRRIRDFAEVRADGRITAEIADEALQREGVDAAGLDRLDRAFLRTIVEQYRGGPAGIAAIAATLTEDAETLEDVVEPYLLKEGFVTRTASGRRATARAYEHLGVANAAAPSQERLL; encoded by the coding sequence ATGAGCGAGCAAAGCGCTCGCAAGCGCCTGCTCGGCCCGGCGGACGCTTCGCTCGAGCCGGCGGAAGCGCCGCGCGACCGCATCGTCGATCCGCAGGACACGCTCGAGGACGAGCTCTACGGAGCCAGCCTTCGACCGCGCTCGTTCGAAGAGTACGTCGGTCAGGAACGCGTCGTCGAGAACCTGCGGATCTCGATCGACGCGGCAAAACGGCGAGGCGAGCCGCTGGAGCACGTGCTCTTTTACGGACCGCCCGGTTTGGGCAAGACGACGCTGGCGGGTTTGATCGCGCGCGAGCTCGGCGCGAACTTCCGCCCGACGAGCGGGCCGACGCTCGAGAAGCCTAAAGATCTCGTCGGGATCCTCACCTCGCTCGAAGAAGGCGACGTCTTCTTCGTCGACGAGATCCATCGGCTCAGCCGCATCGTCGAAGAGTTTCTCTACCCGGCGATGGAGGATTTTCAGATCGACTTCGTCGTCGACCGCGGCGCCTACGCGAAGACGCTGAAGCTCCCGCTCAAGCGCTTCACGCTCGTCGGCGCGACGACGCGCGCCGGCATGCTCACCGCACCGCTGCGCGAGCGGTTCGGCATCGTTCACCACTTGGATTACTACGCCGCGCCCGAACTCGAGCAGATCGTCCGCCGCTCGGCGAACGTCTTGGGCGTTCCGATCGATGCGCGCGCCGCGCGGATCATCGCAGCGCGAAGCCGCGGAACGCCGCGCGTCGCGAACCGGCTTCTCCGCCGCATTCGCGATTTCGCCGAGGTTCGCGCCGACGGGCGCATCACTGCGGAGATTGCCGACGAGGCCCTGCAACGCGAGGGCGTCGACGCCGCCGGCCTCGATCGTCTCGACCGCGCGTTCCTCCGCACGATCGTCGAACAGTACCGCGGCGGACCGGCCGGCATCGCCGCGATCGCCGCGACGCTCACCGAGGACGCGGAGACGCTCGAAGACGTCGTCGAGCCGTATCTCTTGAAAGAGGGCTTCGTTACGCGCACCGCCAGCGGACGCCGCGCGACCGCGCGCGCCTACGAGCACCTCGGCGTTGCGAACGCGGCGGCGCCGTCACAGGAGCGGCTTCTCTAA
- the ruvA gene encoding Holliday junction branch migration protein RuvA, with protein MFARISGTIVERAGESAVVDVGGLGYEILLPPCIGEKMPPPGQPVTLEIYAVVNLDGNTGRFTYYGFTNAIERDFFEALLTVASIGPRSAARAFSAPMSTIAAAIDRGDYAFLKSLPGIGQQKARDIVAKLQGKVAKFLLIQDAPPAPPAAIPDFADEALAVLLQLGYKRTGAEAMVRETLEAAPEIDESERLLAEIYRQKAAKGSA; from the coding sequence GTGTTCGCTAGAATCTCGGGCACGATCGTCGAGCGCGCCGGCGAGAGTGCCGTCGTCGACGTCGGAGGTCTCGGATACGAGATCCTCCTCCCTCCGTGCATCGGCGAGAAGATGCCGCCGCCCGGGCAACCGGTTACGCTCGAGATCTACGCGGTCGTCAACCTCGACGGCAACACCGGGCGCTTCACGTATTACGGATTCACGAACGCGATCGAACGCGACTTCTTCGAGGCGCTTCTGACGGTCGCGTCGATCGGACCGCGCTCGGCGGCGCGCGCCTTCTCGGCCCCGATGTCCACGATCGCCGCAGCCATCGATCGCGGCGACTACGCCTTTCTCAAGAGCCTGCCGGGGATCGGGCAGCAGAAGGCCCGCGATATCGTCGCAAAGCTGCAAGGCAAGGTCGCGAAGTTTCTGCTGATCCAAGATGCGCCGCCGGCGCCGCCGGCCGCGATACCCGACTTCGCCGACGAAGCCCTTGCGGTGCTCCTCCAACTCGGATACAAACGCACGGGAGCCGAGGCGATGGTGCGCGAGACGCTCGAGGCGGCGCCTGAAATCGACGAATCGGAGCGCTTGCTCGCGGAGATATACCGGCAGAAGGCGGCGAAGGGGTCGGCATGA
- the ruvC gene encoding crossover junction endodeoxyribonuclease RuvC, with protein sequence MTTTYPTLRILGIDPALRSTGYGAIERRNGRVALVEAGVVVPRASGTLEQRLRELHAGISDVIEQTQPTLVVIEELYTSYKNPRSALLMGHARGVLCLASAQAGVAVHTLGHARVKRALVGAGTARKEQVGAMVARLLGLRSAPKPHDVSDALALALAFLNVAERVR encoded by the coding sequence GTGACGACGACGTACCCCACATTGCGCATTCTCGGCATAGATCCGGCCCTTCGGTCGACGGGCTACGGCGCGATCGAGCGCCGTAACGGGCGCGTCGCGCTCGTCGAGGCGGGCGTCGTCGTGCCGCGCGCTAGCGGCACGCTCGAGCAGCGCCTGCGCGAGTTGCACGCGGGGATCTCCGACGTCATCGAACAGACGCAGCCGACGCTCGTCGTCATCGAAGAGCTCTACACGAGCTATAAGAATCCGCGCTCCGCCCTCTTGATGGGTCACGCCCGCGGCGTGCTCTGCCTCGCGAGCGCACAAGCGGGCGTCGCGGTGCACACGCTCGGACACGCGCGCGTCAAGCGCGCCCTGGTCGGTGCGGGCACCGCGCGCAAGGAACAGGTCGGCGCCATGGTGGCGCGGCTGCTCGGTCTTCGGAGCGCGCCGAAACCGCACGACGTCTCGGACGCGCTCGCGCTCGCACTCGCCTTTTTGAACGTCGCCGAACGTGTTCGCTAG